The DNA region gatgtttaatttgtcaacagttaaagttgaacatcaagtaccctcCAGTCTTCTCCAGCCTATTATAGTTCCTGAATGGAAAGGGGATCAAATCACTATAGATTTCGTGACTAGGTTACCAGTGactttgagaaagaaagatgttatttgggtgatagtcgacagattgactaaattggcCTATTATTCTCTAGATAAGTTAGCCGATTTGTATATTTCAGATATTGTTAGGCTTCATGGTCtgccattgtcgattatttcggatagagattcgagatttacgTCGCGATTTTGGAAAAGTAACAAGTGACTTTGGAAACGAAActaaattttagtactgcttttcatccacagactgatggacaatccgagAGAATAATCCagacacttgaagatatgcttagatgttgtgttcttgagtttcaaggtagttAGGAAAATTATCTAActttggtcgaatttgcttataataacaattatcagtccagtttaaagatggcaccttatgggGCATTATATGGCCGAAAATGTCgaactcctttgtattggacagagcttaaagaaagtaaaattttcggagttgatttgatcaaagaaactaAGGATAAGGTTAAGGTGAttcaagattgtttgaaagcggcgtcggatagacagaaatcgtatgcgaatttgaaaagaaaagaaattaagtaTCAAGTgggtgacaaggtattcttaaAGGTATCACCCTGGAAAAAGGTTTTaagattcggtagaaaaggcaaattaacTCCTCGTTTTATTGGGCCTTATGAGGTTACCAAAAGAATAGGATTGGTTGCCTTAGCTTTGCCAGTGGAgttggaaaagatccatgacgtgttccatgtatccatgttacgtagatatagatcagacccctcGTATGTGATTAACccgacagaggttgaaattcaaccagacatgacttacggtaaGGAACTGGATAAGATTTTGGCCAGGGAAGTTAAAAAACTAATGAACAAAAGTATTACCCTTGTGAAGGTATTATGGCATAGGCATTGGGCttaagaagccacttgggaaccagaggagactatgagaagtcaatatccgaacctgtttactggaaagcctttcgaggacgaaagtccttaaggggggagaaatgtaacatcccaaaatagggcctagtcaaaatagtggttttgggaccacaaatccaatgttaaaatattgattttatgaTTGTTACAAGGTttagaatataaatatatacatgtgctaaagtttcatgaagaaattctaagtataaggtgtccaattggaaattagggaccaaattgaataagttgcaaaatttgtgttctagaattaatttgtatgaaattgctttggattattaattaggaggtcttaaagagcaatttacctaaattttaagtttttggacaaaaataggcttgtatgaaaaattttgaaagaaaggcaataggggcattttagtcatttggtatattaatgaaataaaatgggaaaagaagcaaaaaaatcagctcattttctccatgttgctgccaaaattttagggttcttcatagctagggttttcaagctttccaagctcaatagtaaatgctcccaagccctatttttaatgttctttgtatttttgaaatccttgtaacttgctctctctatttctacccatatttaatgctagggttcatgtttagaaatttaatcatgcatgagaagcttatgttttgatgatttatagagggatatgagagtttaaaggatggtaaacaacttttactaagtagtttttcatgaaaagggctttaaggattattttgtaaaagtCGTAGAAAAGGGTAGAAAAATCTGAAATGAAggaaaatgtgggttgttatgaacatgaaaaatgttcagctaggcttgggtaaccaagaaatcccatacattgcattatccgagcctagggactaaattgtaaatatattaaagtatgagggtcaaatagtaattttacccaagtatgaattttggatcgttttgagtaatgtgtgtattaaacgagctaaatttggtattatagatcaagagaatcgaGATACGGGCCCTGATCGGGGAAAGAATACGGTTTACAAAgtttaggctcgatttctaatattttgtatcgaggtaagtacatatgcaaataaatacattaagtattattattaaatgatttattgatatttgtatgcttatttggctatgttaatagtataacatgttttgatgccTTGCTATATGAATATGAAACGTTGGCCGTGTGAAAGAAATCAATTATGCGAGTACACTCGGTAAAGGTCTGGATGtctaaaatcccgtttgaaccttaagaatagttgaggatacaagtgacatgtcattacgATAGTTATGTGTTTCATGAGCTCAATTgatatgtgatacatgctagggtccGGGTGCTGGGTATCCTGAGTAGTGTTTGGATACTCTTTAGCTCTACGAGTAGCCCCCGTTGAGAGAGGCATGTGATTCTGTGATATGAGGCACTTCGGTGCACATTCTGTCAGGTAGCCAAGAATACGCTCAGGCACTTCAGTGCATTTCTTCCATGTGTCCGATTCGTATTCCAAGTGTTGAACGGGTAACGTAATATGaatttcgaaaataaaatttaagtaagcCATATTTATGTAagatggcacaggtatgtactaaaacTCTATGGGAACTTAGTATATGATGATATCATGAAaagatatgtatttggataagcatgtgcatgtgaatgaggtaagtatatgtatatatatatgacatgatgAAAGGCATCaaaatgtataagtatgtgtGCTTAGATTATCAATAATTGAAAAATGTAGATTATTTATACGTGTACTTACTaaactttatagcttactctcctctctttttccttccctttagaTACGTCAAGCTAGTTTGAAGGATCGAGGGATGTTGGAGCTCGGATCACactattttcaataaattttggtataaaagggtttaattattttggccatggcatgtataggaaatttgtctattttgtgtatatgtgtcATGTTGAAGTAGCCAAATATAATGGCTCATTTGGGCATcaattcttttgtatatggccatgtgagtTGGTCCATATTAATGATTGGGATGTATCCCTAAGTTACCATTGCATGCATGTTAAGATGTATATGTGTTGTCGATGTGTTTGTTTGGTAGATAGTTGTTTATCTGCTTGTATATGAATGCATGATTCAACAAACGTAATGGATTAATAATAAGGAATGTGGTgaaccatgaaattggtgtggaatgactaaaAGATAATGTTGTGTGAATATTAATGGATTAGTATAAAAAGAGTCATAGTGATACTATAACATCGCATGTCTAAGTGTCCAAAGTATATCATGGAGTACGCAATTGAACATATGGGAGTGAATGATTGTTTacgggtgactaaaggcttggagaATAACCTCTAagtggtccacacgggtagacacacgggcgtgtgtctagaccgtatgtgacacatggACAGCCCTACGGGCGTGTCGttcagctgtgtgtcccctgcaccttgaattttaggttaaaatgcatggtagtaaacacacgggaagagacacggccgtgtgtctcaaccgtgtggaagaCACGGCCTCTGATCACGGGCGTATGCTTGGCCGTGTGCCTTAAAATtgtatgatgacgtcataaacagaatgctcgctaaaaaccacacgggcttgtgccaagccgtgtgaaagcccctgtaggttcgaaatagaaaataaatccaataacTCAATGGGTGTGTCcccaagcacacgggtgtgtgcaatGCCTCCACACAAGTGTGTGCGGCataaacctagaaattttcttaaaatttcagtATGTTCTCGGTTTGGTCTCGAACCGCCaataatatatgttttgggcctcgtaagtccataatagggacaatttaaatttatttgattggttttagattggatgaaattttatggcccggttttacatgtctatttttgtttaagtttggtaatgcctcgtaccttgtcccagcatcagatacgggtaaggggtgttacattgaatgTATTTTTGCATAATCTTAGctggtttttataaaaaaattgaacttttaaatagtctttatttttaaattttaagagtcaagactaaattgatagaatgtgtaaaatagatgattaaatttattatatttaagacCTAATTGATAGGATTTGTAAATATTTGAGTATTAAAAAAAGGTTATGCCAATATTTCGACAATGATTTAATAGAGGAGTGATCAAAATATGAAATTTCGATAACGTTAGTAAAAGTTTCCATAGGTCGGGCTGATTTGTAGCCCAATTCTAAAAAATTTCAAGCTCAAGCCCTTTTTGGTCGAGCTTGACTAGCCTAAAAAGTCCATTTTactattcaaaaattaataaaacattcaatatatatttaattataattaaatttaaatttaagatttttattattcaaattgaaTTTGCTCTGACCTAGCCTGAGGTGCAAAATATTTGTCCAAACTTTAGtgacaaaaatagaaaattttaagcTTGAGTGACTAGAATAGAAATATGctcatagttgggtgactatttaTAGAATTTACCCAAGGAATCATTAACCCGACCCAACCGACCCAATTAAAAAAGATCCAACTATATAAAAGTCTAATTTCCGTGTTGCCTCTCAAAACCCTAGAAAATCTTATACTTCCGTTTTTCCACTTTCCGACACTTTCTTGGCAGCCAAACACACTAAACCCTCAAGTATATCGTAAAATGGCGAAGAAGAACACGGAGAGGAAAGTAAACGTGTCGGGTAAACCTAAGCACTCGCTAGACGTGAACCGGAGCGATGGCAAGAACAATTCAAGAACCGCCGCCACGGTGCGCCGCCTTAAGATGTACAACACACGGCCCAAGCGTAACGCTAAAGGGAAAATCTTGAGTCATGAGTTTCAGTCTAAAGACCTACCGAATACACGTATCCAACCTGATCGCCGATGGTTCGGTAAGCTTAagctcactttttttttttaatttaagttagTTCCCTTTAGCTGTTAATTTTGTTAACTTATATGGTTTTTTTCTTAGAAATTGGGAATATAAGAAAATTATGTTTTTGAATAATTGAAAACTTTTGTATATTGTTTGATCATGTTAATCAAATAAAGCTAATAAGAATGAGAAAGCAATGCAGAAAAGAGCCTTAACTGAAGTCTTAACTTCATTTAATGGgcttggttttatttttattactatttttttggtATTGTATGAAGCTTACTTAGTgtaaatatcttttcttttttgcaGGGAATACTCGAGTTGTGAATCAAAAGGAGCTAGAATTTTTTCGAGAAGAGCTCCAAAGCCGGATGTCAAGCAATTACAATGTCATTTTGAAGGAGAAGAAATTGCCCTTATCTCTCTTAAAGGACCATGCTAAGGTATGAATTCTTTGGAAGTGAACCCTTTTGGCATTTGGATTTCAGAATTTGCTATGACTTTTAAgttaaaactgaaaaaaaaacgATACTTCTAATTCTATTGTACTGTTGATTAAAATGTATGTATATGAAGCAAGCTAGAGCTCATCTTCTGGACACAGAGCCTTTCGAGAATGCATTTGGACCTAAGACAAAGAGGAAGCGCCCAAAGCTCCTAGCTGTAGATTATGAGTCTTTACTTAAGAAAGCAGATGGTTCTCAAGGTAAAttattacttttaatatttttattatgaggATTTTAGTCTTAAAGTGCATCTTACTGTAGTTTAAGCTATGTGTTTCACATTTTGTTTTATCAACTCCGCAGATGCATTTGAGCAGAAGCATGGTGCTTCTACTTCTGCAGAAGCGGGTGAGGCAGATGGGTTCCGTGACTTAGTTCGGCACACTATGTTTGAGAAGGGTCAAAGTAAACGAATATGGGGTGAACTCTACAAAGTAATAGACTCATCAGATGTTGTTGTCCAGGTCAGTCTATGTCCATCTTCTGTTGCTTAGAAACAACAATTCTTTTACCCACTTTCTCTTCTTCCTTGATACTTCTGTTGAATTTTTGGAACTATTTTTATCACCTAAAATTCAGGAAATTTTACTTACGTTACTCGAATTCATTTCCCTACATACATATGTCAGGCACATGTCAAACACTTTTAAAATAGACCTGGACGTAAAGATATGttcctttcaaaattttgaatgtaTCTTTGTGAGGCAATACATAACTTCTGCCCCCTCTTTTAAGAGGAAACAGTAGTAGCCTTcgttttctaattttcttttgtATTACAGGTTTTGGATGCTAGGGACCCACAGGGCACCAGATGTCATCATTTAGAGAGGCATTTGAAAGAGCATTGCAGTCATAAACACATGATTCTTCTGTTAAACAAGGTAAGTTGCATTTTCATGTTGAAGTTTCTCTAATattgttgttattgttattattatattttactccATGATGTTTTCTGCAAAACTGCTTGTAAATGCTGGTAATACCTATTTTCAGTGTGATCTTGTTCCTGCTTGGGCTACGAAGGGGTGGCTTAGAGCTCTATCTAAAGAATATCCAACTCTAGCATTCCATGCTAGTGTTAACAAGTCTTTTGGCAAGGTAACTCTAATTCATTTCATATTGTTGTTACATTTAGGATATAGATAGAAAGTGTTTACACCTTCATCTCCTTTGTTTCCTTATTTATGTCTCATGCTGCTAATTTATGGCATTATGGCCCCTCCAACTTATGTGTGGCTTTTTATGTTATGATGTTGCAATTTTTAatcagaatatgaaattcttACCTGTAATTCCTTAGAAATTTGTTCATTgcagtatatttagttgatttgATGTTTACCTGTGTTTATTCATTGTTTAGATTTTTGTTTTAGAATTTCTATCAAAATCTGTTTCCATCAAATGTAGGGTTCTCTTTTATCGGTACTAAGACAATTTGCCCGCTTAAAAAGTGACAAGCAAGCAATATCTGTTGGATTTATTGGTTATCCTAACGTTGGCAAGTCTTCAGTTATCAACACACTCCGCACAAAAAATGTAagttttctttctcctttttcgTTCTTTGTTTCGTGCACACTATACTTTAAGTTCTGGTAGTTCGGTATTATGGTAATATTAAAATGTAATGTATTTTGTATTCACGTGTTCTTATGCATACATTTATTTTAGGTTCCTTATTTTTAGATTTGTATTGTACCTGACCTTTTGCTGTCATTGCCCCTTAATCGAGAACATTGATCATGTTTCTATTTTGGTACAATAAGAACTTTAATCTGTCAGGCATTCATGTCAATGGTTTGT from Gossypium hirsutum isolate 1008001.06 chromosome A04, Gossypium_hirsutum_v2.1, whole genome shotgun sequence includes:
- the LOC107948633 gene encoding nuclear/nucleolar GTPase 2, producing MAKKNTERKVNVSGKPKHSLDVNRSDGKNNSRTAATVRRLKMYNTRPKRNAKGKILSHEFQSKDLPNTRIQPDRRWFGNTRVVNQKELEFFREELQSRMSSNYNVILKEKKLPLSLLKDHAKQARAHLLDTEPFENAFGPKTKRKRPKLLAVDYESLLKKADGSQDAFEQKHGASTSAEAGEADGFRDLVRHTMFEKGQSKRIWGELYKVIDSSDVVVQVLDARDPQGTRCHHLERHLKEHCSHKHMILLLNKCDLVPAWATKGWLRALSKEYPTLAFHASVNKSFGKGSLLSVLRQFARLKSDKQAISVGFIGYPNVGKSSVINTLRTKNVCKVAPIPGETKVWQYITLTKRIYLIDCPGVVYQNSDSETDIVLKGVVRVTNLEDAAEHIGEVLKRVKKEHLERAYKIKDWEDENDFLVQLCQSTGKLLKGGEPDLTTCAKMILHDWQRGRIPFFVPPPKQEADDSSDEPTVHGIDKDAVADNNQADAALKAIANVMLFQQQKSVPVKTDLFSDNELTGDATNQVPDSDMVGEDGACDDDDDDDEIEGSSSDEA